The region CGAAGCCCTCGTCTTACATATGCATGACGCGAATAAGGCGCGAACAAGGTAAAATGTGCGATTTTAAAATACGGTAACTTTACGTCTTATGTAAACCGTTGCTTCGTACCttttgctcgtgtaaatggccCTAATGTGATGCCTTCAAACCTAATCtaaccttaacgagacgcgcgctactggtttgtgactcacacgacagcttagcagacgaacataagtacttagacaacgttttaagtaagaacaactacaacggCGACTTCGTTACCGTACAGAACCTAAcgcaacaaacactaacctgacacctatcactacagtgactataccctacATCAAAGAAACTTCTGAGATTATCGCTAGGATCCTatagccttacaacatccgtgttgctcacagacccatcactaccctacaaaaactactgactaacgtcaaagacaaagaccaacctggGGACaaacaaggagcagtttataagatcaaatgctgcgactgccaggccacttatatcggtgagaccggcagaaatttgaacactagactgactgaacataGACGAGCGACGatgaacggtgacatcaacaataacattgctgaacaccatctacacaCAAACCACAGAATtgactgggactctgctgcaTGTATTACCTGcagcactaactactaccagCGGATCGTACTataaagctggtttactaacttagaacagacactaATAAACCGATGCCCACAACTTCCCGCACTGCAAACGACTCAtcgaaaggaaaaggaaaggaactttatttaagtgtctagtagatttagcgctagagcactaattggggacactgttaagtgaaattaacaattaacacaacaagtcaaatgttgtttttttcgacgacatcaacaggcAAACAACACACTAATTTACTCtgtcacagtactgcccaacgtattctacgatacacgtatagaccttagacctatagacggatcgaaacgcaccaatcactgtttagtcttcccagccaattacatctaggctcaactgacagtcgaccaataacatcacgaataagttgaccaatgacatctacgaccggacttcttatagtatctactgacgttacacaaatcacttgactctgaagatgacttcggTTCAGGTTGTCGAAAGGTCAGTCAAtatcatctcaaacagtccttcacaggactacactcacccggacgatcgtacttcacctaattatgatatgactcctagGTTCTAACCATTTacgataaacaactttattgacaataaatgaTAATTACAGATAATTTTCTCTACTGATACATTTAAAgcaagtttatttatttactgacaTTGAAAGTCACATTGCAGTTTTTAAAGGCCCCAAAAGATGAGAATGAAGAACTCTTGTTTTCTAAATTACAATTCAACTCTTCTTCCCTTATCACAACTGTCTCCATAACCCAAAATAGCACTAACGTGTGAAATAACTTTCTCCTCCGCTTTCTCGTACTTCAGTAAAGCGTCCGATCTGTAACCAGTTCTATCGCGTATCAATTTACTATCAACCTTTGCATTAAACAGACTGGACGCACACGTTACGCGCAAGTAATCCCCGAGTggaggggggtactcccttatatgggctatataggtatgtgcggccccaaagggtagggttttttagccgttttgctcataaatagggtatcgattctggccaattttccgccattttggtcataaatggGGTATCGATTTTTGCACTCTAatcttgaattcgttttttatttagaaaaAGCTACTTTTTTATCATGTCCCCTTCTTCCATCCGCCCTTTGCCTTCCTCTCCCCCGGCTGCGTTACAGGCTACAATAGATAAGACCAGCAACAAAAGCCCTTCACAAATTATGTTTACGGTAGCTGTGTACGTACCGCAACGGCTTGTCACGCGTTCCGGTTACGGGCCGGGCTTCCGGGGTTTTTGAACTGAAGTTGACCAGATAGATAGCATATTAGTCACAATAAGGTAAGGATGTATTCTGTAGTTATGACGGCACATTATGTAACCCGTGTTGTGGAAATATGAGCTCGAAACTTTGACATGCACTCTTATAACCTATCTAATAAAAGcattgcctttaacattggtcGGAACTAGGGAAATAACtataaggcaggtctgcaccagggtattgatttaaaagtcaggtcataaatagggtatcaaatttgtggtcaggtcataaatagggtagggaaaatcgcagattttggtcataaatggGGTAAATggggtaagggttttgggaagcaggccgcacacccctacccaatttttcCCCCCGGGAAGTAATCATGAATGGGCGGCTTTGCGTCTCAGTCTTGCGGTCTTAAACATGTCTGGCAAAATTAGATTCAAACTGTTTATAGACAACAAGACATTTATCGAATTAAAATGTTTTCGCATTTGGCTTAAATTAGAAAGCTCCCATACCTTTCCCAAAAATCTCAACAAGACCAATATACAAACGATACAAATCAAGGAGACAGGGGTCACGCTTTTGGCCGACTTCGTGACATACATGTTTTACAAAACGTGACTCATACTTGAGATCAGCAAACCCCCGTGAAACGTCTTAGACACGTTCTCCTCAAAACGAATATAGTTATCGCcaatttcaaaattatttaagcAAATATGCCTGTGCTCTCTAGCACGTAAGCCAAATAACTTTCCGTTATAAAAAATAtacaacatttaacaaagaCTTAGCGGAATTCTTTCCTAATAATCCCATTGTCCAAAATTTCTTTTCGTCTTCTTCATTCACAGGCTGCTTTTCTTCTTCCTTGTTCGCTAATCCGATCCCTAATATTGTGCCCTCTTTCATTTCTGCATCGAGAACGCGTTGAACCTGTAAAACATAAAATGAGAACCCTAAATAGAACTAGACTATTTAAATTTCAGAATAAATAGCAAGTGCTACATACAGCAACAAAACTGCACCTTTTATCCGAAGCTTCGAGAGGATTAAAATCCAACTTCGCATTGTTCTTCTCCATAAAGCGACTTAATCCACAGACTATCTGGTATAACGTTTTGGGTGGGTATCTTTCCTTTGACGGTTTCGCAACTTCTTGAACAAACTTCGTCAGCCAATAATTAACGCTTATAGCATCCATTGGAACTAAAGGAATTTCCAACGACTGAACTTTTTGCAGACCATGTTCTCTAAAAAGACCACTTGGTTCCAAAGTTGCTAACATTGCggctaaactgcagaataccccgcaacttatttgtatttcattgaataagaataggctctattgtATTCCGACTCGTTTTCAAAGAATGCCGCCTAGGAGAAACAATAGCGGTGAGGTGTTGCAGGgcattctgcaattgctccaaaATTGCTttgataactgcgaggatcaaagCTTTTCTTGATTtcgtatccgcagttcagtatatgattcatttcatataccaatTCATCAtcgattcattcctcacgggaacattagaacccacaaatgaccagctcccaacgtcagtggcttcataactcagttgcttagagcgtcgcaccggtagcgtgaggtcacgggttcaaaccccgttgaagtcctgaattttttaggcttctctacgcagttgctaaaattgcgttcataactgcgaggatcagaGCTTTACTTGATTGTTTCAAGTATCAGCCATTTTATTGAGTGAACGAGAAGCTTATTGTGTTTGACCAGAAACCCATAGGGGTTGAAACGTgaaacgcgcgttcacagcttccgaatattcagtgctaactgattggttgaatgtttcagtgctaagtaccatatttggaaacccctcgctcttgttgttccaaatatggtatttAGCAAATTgtatattcagaagcttgtttcccagcacacaaggagtgcgttacacgtttcaacccttatgggtttctggtttgaCAGCATTCCGCTAAATTTGTTAGCCCTTCCgtttacaaaatttgaaaacatgttattaAGTTTGCACATGTTTGATGTCTTAAATGTACAACTATGTCCATCCCGGCCACGGAATCAATGAGTTTCTCAGTCTTTTTTTTCGCCTAGGGTGAGATTGAACCAGTTATATCTCCTAAACCATTCAACCATCCAACCATTAATTAATACTGTGAATCACCGATGTTCTCTTATGGAAATAAGTGTGTTGATGATCGACTACTGCCACATTtgataagggaaaataaaatgaTCCGTGAAACTGTACTGGGAAGCTTTCcgtgtttcttttttctagAGTTACTATGTTCACTTACAGTTCGTTGCACTAGCGAAAAGTATGCTTCGAGTGGCAGCGTATAAGAAACAATGAACTTATCATATAATATATTCTCATGCAAATACGAAATTGCTTATTTAGGATATAGCTCTCATATCAGTAGGTTCATTCACGTAAAAGTCAAAAGGTCTCGTTGTAGCAGTAGATTATCACACACACTCTCAGGTCTGATAAAATTGTGGGTAAGAGGCTTCTATTTTCCTCCACATATTCACTTCAATTTCGTGGTGGTGTAATTTCCTTATATATTGCCTGGAAGGTACAATAACTGTCATGTATGTAGCATCCATAAGATACATCTGTTTGAGAGGTTAAGAATCTGTCTCGCTGATGTGATTTTTTTAGTATTCGCAAACTTTTATAAGTTTCAAGAAGGAACCGAGAAGGAGATTTGTAGGATGCGATATGGCCTTCTCCGGCTGAGATTAACAACGCTGCATCAGTTGAGTTTGTGTAAAAGGGACGAGTTTTTGCCATGTGAACTGTAATTTAATCATGTCTACACCTTCTACAACCAGAATTAATCTACATTTGGAAATATGCAAACTAATTGCAAACTATAGTTCAAAATAGCCCGAACCTACCATTGTAGAAGAACCCTGATCTGAAAGCTTAATTGTTACAGGGGATTCCATTTAAGGGTGCAAAATGATAAGTTAGTAGAGAATAAACTGCCATACTTGATATGTTCTTCTTTTGCAAAATTAACATGGTGGTTCATTTGCAAAGAACACTCCAAAAATTTAAATAACGCGTGTCCTCTAAACAGCTTTGAATGAAATCGCTTCGGGCTTACAAGTCTTAATGAATATGTGCAAGTAGAAATGGTAAAATTTTGTTAACGTTAGATTTGAAAATGCCTACTTTCTTTACCAAGGGCGGAAAGGTGTCAAAGACCCATGTACTTTAATTTGTGTCTGCGTAACAAACTGACCTTGACGTGAAGCATTTAATTAACTCTCAAAGACACGAAAATGTCTGGAATAAGGCACTTAACTGAATTCCACTTTTTTCATTTGGCATTTGGTTTTCAATGGTAAAGACAGATTAAGTTGTGAATGTTCGAAGTGAACTGTTTCGTTTTTTACCTTCCTGTGAACATTTTACTATTTTGCTTACATTATgttgaacgaaatgatatatgaaatgaatcatattttgaactgcggatatcaagtgaagctatgatcctctcagTTATGGACCCACATTTgagcaattgcgtaaagaagcctgaaaaacccAGGAcatcaacgggatttgaacctgctacctcgcgataccggcgcgacggtgcgacgctctaaccaactgagccatgaagccactgacgttgggagctggtcatttgtgggttctaattttcccgtgaggaatgaatcagtggatcatatactgaactgcggatatgaaatcaagtaaagctatgatcctcgcagttatggaggCCATGTTAGCAATTGTTGTTAAAAATAACATGAACTGGACTCTCATGCAGTGAACAACAAAGTGGACCTTTTTTGGAAACGCGTTTTAGAACTTAGATATGTGTAATAAGTGTCTTATTCGGGCCACTTGAAGTGGACAAATTAATACCTTACAGCAGAAGAGACTTGATTATAGTTAGAACCAAGAGAGCCAAGGCAAGGGAGTGAATGCCTGTGCCGTATGATAAatcatttaaaatatattttagatCGCACCCGTGCTATGACCGTTATTTTTATCTGTCGTTACCATAACAGCTCGGTCTTCTTTCACATCAACTGACCCGCAATAAGATGTCGTCTATGAATTAATAAGCACGCAGTATGACATGTAACTAATAACGGATTTTAGCTAATTTTCATCGGAATAGGGAAAACTGTGGGTGATTCTCTCTATTACTTCATTTTATCTTGTTAGAACTCAATCGTATTCGGTCAAAATTTAATGATTCTAAATTTCTTAACTTTCTTTAGTTTCTTTGCCCAAGTGTTATTCACCATGCGGCCTCTTTGATTAAACCAATAACTTGCAATTGATAGGGATGAATTGACCACTATAACAGAGATCTAACCCCTTCGTTCGTCTCTTTATCATAGATGTATGAGGTATATCTACTTTTTTTGTTCGGTCATGTTTCGGTAACCTATATTGTTTTTGTATTGATCCACAGATCATTTCCACAGTGGGTACATTTTCATTCTCTTATTTAAAGCCTTCTGCAAGAAACAAGACTTCCCTTGTGATAATGAATTCAGGTGACCTTTCTGATGAAGATCGCGAAGCTATCTTAGAGCTGCAGTCCAGCGACGCTGAATCATCCACCGATGACGAATTCGAAATTCCCATAGAAAACAGAAGCTCGCATCAAGGTTCTTCCTCTGGCAATTCATCACTCTGGAAATCGGTTGCTAATCTCATAAACAACATGGAAGGCATTGGATTTCTTGCATTACCATATGCTATCAAACGGGGTGGAATTACCATTCTTGTGGCATTTTTAATACTTCCAGTTTGTGCGTGGTACACAGGAAAACTTTTAATAGAATGTCTTTATGACACAgataaaaagaacagaagaGTTAGGTCAAGATCCACTTTCAAAGAACTGGGAGAAATACTTTTACCTAAATATGGAGGCTATGTCTTCACAGGTTTTGTGCAACTGGGTCTTTTTTTTTGCTCCGTTTCATATCTAGTTCTATGTGGATCACTTATGAGCCACAGTCTCCCGTCAGTACCTCTTACGATGACAGCGTGGATATGCCTTGCGGGAGTCGTGGTTTTTCCAACAACTTTTCTTAATTCTATGAAGGAGATTGGTTGGTTAAGTATGATAAGTATTGTTGCATTGATTTCAGTTGTGATAACTGTTCTTTGGTACGGGATGGCGCACATGGACAAGTGGACTCTGGAGTCCGTTCTATTTTGGAACGGCGAAGGTGTAAGCATTGCTCTTCCAATTTTGATCTTCGCCTATGCCTCGTTGTATATTTTACCTACAGTTGAACATAGCATGCGCGAAAAACACAAATTCAACCTGGCTCTTGGATTAGCCTACATCATAAACGTTTTCATGAAGACAGGGTTTTCTCTTTTTGCGTTCTTGGCCTTTGGATCCAGTACAGATCAAGCTATACTTAATAATCTACCTGAAGGCCCAATTCGCATGTGCACCAGTTTTCTTTTCACGGCAAGTTGCGTACTTTCGTATATCTTGACTGTTTATCCAATATTTGTCTTTATCCAAACATCTGAAGCCTACGAACAGGCCTTCTCCAAATTCCCAAGGACCGGTTTGTTTCTCAGTCGGACAATTGTTGTCATTCTGACGGTGTTGGTGGCGATTATATTTCCTAAATTTGCCTTTGTTGTGTCATTCACTGGAAGCATAATCGAGTCAATGTCTTTCTTTGTTGCGCCATGTGCAGTTCACCTgaagttgaaattcaagcaaCTAAAAAGATACGAAGTTTTCCTAGATGTGCTTTTTATCGTAATAGGCTTTACTTGTGCAGTATTTGGTGGTATTTCCTCCAGCCAAGCCTTAGTTGCAGGTTAACTGAATCTTGGAAAAAGTGATTATCAAGGTAACTCGGCCTAACTTAACACTTCAATTGTTGTCAGCCACAGACACTGAATTCCAAAAATGAATACCGACCGTTATATGTtggggagcttacgcaaggacgacgacgacggctatgaGTACAGGTAAAGGGCAATGTTgtacaatacaacattctttttaacaaatattcataatTTCTTACATTCTCACCATTTTGCAAcgtacgtttttatttaaattttctcatcgatttcttatcattcattttacccgtcgaagactgcagttcgggcagtcgaaagctcgtagtttttaatcattttagccagagatcggtttttaaattttaactatgtttcatcctggctgcggcccttcaatatttttaagACAAAGTTTatgttttatggaggacgtagCACCTGACgataatttttcaattttctctcaaaACATCTACACCGCTCATACCAATCATGTTCCTTGAATGTTGACGCCCTCTTGACATGCCGAACGACTTGGATATTCGTTATTGCAATTAAGGGAGATCGTATTTTTAAATAACGTTCTAGTTGCCGTTGTCGACGTCCATGCTTTAGTTCCCTATTATGTAcatatatttaacaactattctcCCAAGTGGAAGTGAATAAGTGAGATAATAAAGcgcaaaaagatgattttaacccatttattcctgcaaagattgcAATTTTTGTCGAGCGCAAATCGAGCGCGAgttgcttggaggtgaatagcaaaggaggATATTTGGAGTTTTAGTAGCCACTCAGAGCGtgccttcaacgctatccactgttttagtgtatactaaagTCAGATATTTCGTAGCACTTTTAATGTAAATTGGTTTATAGTTTCGGAAATAGAGTAACAACAGAATGCAGAGATCCCGATTTCTCCCGTTTAATTGAAGTTTTCTCCCTAAATTTTCACAGCAAAATATGGAGCTAGCGATACCGACGAAAATAATCTTAACTCACATAACTTGAGTAATACAACTTTATACGATTGAAACCTTGACAAGAATATAATTGCTTCTGTCTGAGACACGTCAACCACTACTTAAGTGCTATATATAgtgtttcaacaacaacaaactgcACAATTCCTGAAAAATAGTTTTGGGCAAGAGAAATATCGATTTAGTTTTTAATGTCGTAACGAAAGTGCTATCTGCTGTACGGTTTTTAAACAATAAAGCTCCaatagtgtagcagctctcgtaacgtataatttgATTGGCTTGATACCCAAGCTGAAAACAAAGCAGTAattagcagctctcgtaacgcaATAAAATCTACCCCCCCTCCTGAGATCAATAGAATCAACAATGTTTGCAAAATAAAGCAAAGGAGCACTTAAGCCCAGCTTAAATTCAAGGCCCAGCACCAATCAAAAGAGCGGATTTGCCAATTCTTAAAGCTGGTCTGACAATAGAAAAGACAGCAGTATACCATAAAAAAGGtgcgcattgcgtacgtgtggtagtgaagtaacttGACACATTGCTTTATTACATAActgaggccctgttaggggggggggggggggtgcccATGTCCTCCGTCTGAATTTCACAGCTAGCTATGTTGCAATTTCGGAACATTCTTGTGTCGCCTGTCGgaatttcattaataaattttagcTCGTTGCCCCTCTCAATCCTCATTCGCTGGAACGACGCCAACGGACATACGGggtgttttccatttaccaagaaattccggaaattccggttgggatgtctatggaacacacgtttttggttcgttccactggaaaatttccggaacttctgaaaaggtagtcctgttttcccgttggaaactttccgatggaaatgtgtgttccatttacaacttttgaaaggtcttaccacttccaggctattcacggccacatttttaaattttggcgcgtaaaatcgcaatcactgggcggcgaacggacctgagttaaaggGAACCCGTTTTtaacccgatggaaatttccaccaaaatttccggaaattttgtgtaaatggaaaacgcccacgGCCTCTATCTTTAGTACTTTTGAGCCCAGGGTTTTGTTTGAgaccttttttaatgtttaatacctattcagactacttggaatagttgttgaagtcaatgaaattccatCTAGTAAACTATACAAGTGAATAAAGGCCTAATCTGGCAAAGCAATCGAGCTATAATAGCGTTTCTACAATTCTGGTAGTGCAAGAGTCTAATGTTTCTTCCGAGTTCAACTCTGATTTAGTTGTCAGACTGTGCTTTTCTGTAACTATAACAACCCAGGAGGAAGGACATTATCGACCATTCATTATCCGCAAGGCATGCGTTTACAAAAGGTCTGTGAAAAATCACAGTTAGTAGAGggaactggttatgaaactcggcaaacttcaaagggttaaacaataGCGCGGTCTCTGATGTTGAACAGACCCGTCACGTGACTCTGACCGTGCACAAGTTCGGCACTCCGACGACTCGCTTATGACTCTAACAGTGATGTATTTCAATAACTCGCTTACGATTTGAAACGCCGAGATGAACGCGATCAATAGagaaactagatgcttctgtgaagcatacactggcttgcctgtgatacgtgctacagaaaatcagaaggcactgaattgtgtggtattgaaatacagcattccaaacagtgaagcatctgtgtcaaatgatggcaagataccgggttttgtaagtttcttttttttgtcaagtgttataaagtttgacaatgaaatgagcgaagtcaaaacaaagatcacaatcgcccaactcttgtttatgcaaagtcaaaatttactctccaagacgcgtacgacgttatttatcaccaggtaattccatcattttggaaatagcagctactttatattcatctgcgtcacaagttttcactgattttggggctcatttttttgaaactcaagcacgcttccaacaggcctgtgaacccttcctgcttacagagcaatactaaaaaaaaactctcccatatcacatttgaaccttaagctcgaaaattcaatacacaacatgatattataattcacaaagcagcagaaaataccacagaatccttttccagcgaaaattttattgaaacaaacaacatatttgctcttagaggcgaaaacctcttcctatttcattgcgtgcgtgaagacaagaaactcaattgtgtcaaattaccatgtacttcaggtaaatactgctcactttgattcgtctcgacgggcgatagattgttgtcgaagtccagtactcgtcgcttttgagattcatgcctagtttatccaactgactttccattattgagctccataagggtatattttgtttaaggatccactaaaacgccattcgcgttgcatgactttcgacgccattgcaggctaagttaatgattctactgtgtccaccaccagagaaatctacgcagttccact is a window of Montipora foliosa isolate CH-2021 chromosome 5, ASM3666993v2, whole genome shotgun sequence DNA encoding:
- the LOC138002953 gene encoding vesicular inhibitory amino acid transporter-like, giving the protein MNSGDLSDEDREAILELQSSDAESSTDDEFEIPIENRSSHQGSSSGNSSLWKSVANLINNMEGIGFLALPYAIKRGGITILVAFLILPVCAWYTGKLLIECLYDTDKKNRRVRSRSTFKELGEILLPKYGGYVFTGFVQLGLFFCSVSYLVLCGSLMSHSLPSVPLTMTAWICLAGVVVFPTTFLNSMKEIGWLSMISIVALISVVITVLWYGMAHMDKWTLESVLFWNGEGVSIALPILIFAYASLYILPTVEHSMREKHKFNLALGLAYIINVFMKTGFSLFAFLAFGSSTDQAILNNLPEGPIRMCTSFLFTASCVLSYILTVYPIFVFIQTSEAYEQAFSKFPRTGLFLSRTIVVILTVLVAIIFPKFAFVVSFTGSIIESMSFFVAPCAVHLKLKFKQLKRYEVFLDVLFIVIGFTCAVFGGISSSQALVAG